Below is a window of Pirellulales bacterium DNA.
GTTTTTCGCGGAGCACCCGGAACTTTGCGAACTGCTGATTCACGAGCGGGCACTGTTCAAAGACCGCAAGAAGCCCACTTATATGGAGTACCGCGAGGCGAACCGCGAACGCCTGCGAATGCTCTATCGTTCGTATATCAGCGAGGGGCAAATCCGCGACATGTCGGTCGACCGCATTCTGGACGTGCTCGGCGACCTGCTGTACGGCACGATGTTCACCAACTATTTTTCCGGCCGGCAGCGGTCGGTCGAGGAACAGACCCGCGACATTCTCGACGTCGTGTTTCACGGCATTCTCAGCGACGTTGGCCGCAGCCGCCGACCGCCCGAACCTAAAGATCCAATTGGAGTGACAACGTGAAAAGGCCAGCCATTTTGGATTTTGGATTTTGGATTTTCGATTCCAACAATCCAAAATCCAAAATCCAAAATCCAAAATTGCACCTCATTGCAGTCCTTTTTGCTGCTGCGCTCTGCACCACGGTTGTCGCCGGTTGCAGCCAAGGCAGCGCCGCGCCGCCCCAAATGGCGCTCAAGCCGCCGGAAGTCGATGTCTGCATGCCGGTGTATCAAGAGATCACCGATTTCGAAGATTTCACCGGCCAGACCGAGGCGGTGAAGACAATCGATATTCGTGCCCGCGTCACGGGTTATCTGAAGGCGACCCACTTCAAGCACGGCGCCGAGGTGAAAAAAGGCGATCTGCTGTTCGAGATCGATCCGCCGTATTACGAGGCCGAACACGCCCGCACCGAAGGGGTCGCGGCCCAGGCGGAAGCACGCCTCAAACGCCTCAAGCTCGATTACGCTCGCGCCGAGGAGAACTATTCCACGCGCGTGATCACCAAGGCGGAGTTCGACCAGTGGTCGGGCGATCTGGCCGAGGCCGAGGCCAACCTGAAAGCGGCCAAAGCTTCCCTGAAGATCGCCACGGTGAATCTTGGTTATTGCACGATCCGGGCGCCGATCGACGGCCGTTTGAGCCGTCCCGCGATCAGCGACGGCAATCTGGTCAAGGCCGACGACACAATGCTCACCACGATCGTCGCACAGGATCCGATTTGGGTTTATTTCGATATCGACGAGCGCACCATGCTGCGATTGCGGCGCGTGGCGCCGTCGGGTTACAGCGACACGGCGGGCGAGGCGGACTTGCCGATGTTGATCGGCCTGGCCGATGAGGGCGAAGACTACCCGCACGAAGGTAAGCTCAACTTCGAAGACAACCGCCTCGATCCAAGCACCGGCACGTTGCGGGTCCGCGGCGAGTTTTCCAACGCCGACCGGCTGTTGAGGCCCGGCCTGTTCGTGCGCGTGCGCCTGCCGATCGGCCAGCCGTATCAAGCGTTGCTGGTGCCCGAACAGGCCGTCGGCACCGACC
It encodes the following:
- a CDS encoding TetR/AcrR family transcriptional regulator, which gives rise to MTQLAAPAAPAAAISPREIKRREQILDAATKLFAEYGYADTDTQLLADRLRVGKGTLYRYFASKRDLFLAAADRGMRQLCQYIDDAIAPIQDPPERIAQVVRSYLTFFAEHPELCELLIHERALFKDRKKPTYMEYREANRERLRMLYRSYISEGQIRDMSVDRILDVLGDLLYGTMFTNYFSGRQRSVEEQTRDILDVVFHGILSDVGRSRRPPEPKDPIGVTT
- a CDS encoding efflux RND transporter periplasmic adaptor subunit, encoding MKRPAILDFGFWIFDSNNPKSKIQNPKLHLIAVLFAAALCTTVVAGCSQGSAAPPQMALKPPEVDVCMPVYQEITDFEDFTGQTEAVKTIDIRARVTGYLKATHFKHGAEVKKGDLLFEIDPPYYEAEHARTEGVAAQAEARLKRLKLDYARAEENYSTRVITKAEFDQWSGDLAEAEANLKAAKASLKIATVNLGYCTIRAPIDGRLSRPAISDGNLVKADDTMLTTIVAQDPIWVYFDIDERTMLRLRRVAPSGYSDTAGEADLPMLIGLADEGEDYPHEGKLNFEDNRLDPSTGTLRVRGEFSNADRLLRPGLFVRVRLPIGQPYQALLVPEQAVGTDQGQKFIYVVNSDNKVTYRRVKVGKLREGLRVIADGITSGERIVTTGVQRVQPGMTVEAKLVQAETDSKQ